The genomic interval GCTTGACCCTCCAACTCTCTTATTTCGGTCACTATTTTCTCAAGCTCCATCCTAAGGTTATCTACGCGGTCTCTGATTTTCTGACCTGATTCGGGGGCCTTCCGAAGTTCGTCTAAGTGCAGCTTCAGGCTGGCTTCTTCTTCTCCCATCTCCCGAAGTTGCTCGGTGATTCTCTCTCTCGTTTTTTTCTCAATTTGAGACTCCTTGCTTTCTAGTTCGCGTTCGAGCTTCTTGGTTTTGTTCTGCAAGCGCTTAAGTTTATCTTCTGTATCCTTAGCTACTCCATTTTCCTTACTCATCTTAGCTAACTCCTTTCATTCTTTCATTGTTGCATACTTCCTCTGCCAAAGAGCCATTCCTGCGATAATAGCACTGAAGGCGTATCCGACTAACGAGAGGATTGTAAGAAGCCTATATCCCGCTGCCGTTCCTCCCATTGTTGGAAATGTTACTCCGCCGTGAAATACGATATAGAAGACACCAAGAGCAAATGCTCCAAAGATAATTGTTATTCCTCCAATGATGTCTTCGAATATTTTCACGTGATGAAGGGTTGGAGACGCTGGATCAATGGATTCATCGCCCACAACCAACCTGCCGAGGGGGACTGTGCATAATAAGCTAGATATCAGCAGAATCACGGAACCGATTGTAAGAAATGGTGCTAGATCGAGCCCCCCAATCCCAGTTTGCCATACCAAGCTCCAGTCTCCAATCCACATGACAAACAGGAGAGCGTAACCTGCAGCTCCTGAAATTCCTCCAAGAGTCAGCGATCTATTTACTCTGGGTGTAATCTTCATGAGGTAGATGATTATTCCTACAAATATGATAGCTATTCCTGTTGCAATAGCCACATTGTTGAGAAAGAGTACAAAGAACCCAAGAGCTATAGCAGACAAAGGTGCGGTAATCCGGGGGCTCTTGAATGGCCGGTCCAGAACAGCCCGTTTGCGTCTCAAGAAGAGGAGACTAATCGTAACGAGAATAAGCGCCACAAATAGATTGAAGTCAGCAACGTGTGCTACGTATTCCACAACGCCAGTGGAAACGAAAACCGCCATGAGTGCAGCGGCAAGAATTAGAGCGGCTACCGGCACCCCGTTCTCGTTTGTTTTTGAAACCCGATCTGGCATGAATCCATCTCTTCCCAGGGCAAATACAATCCGTGATGAGGCAAGTAGAGATGTATTCAAACTTGATAGCGTAGCGATTGCTCCAACAACTCCAACTAGGGCGACCCCTCCAAGGCCAAATGCTTCTTCACCTACAAGCATCAGTGGAGAGACTGCTGCTGCTAATGCATCTCCACCAACAACCCCGATTGCAACCCATGCAATCGAAACGAAAACAACAGTGCATATCAGGACTGAAGCCATTGTTGCAACTGCAATATCCTTGCCCGGTTCACTTGCCTCTCCACTTACTGTTGCAATTGTCTCAAAACCGAAATAGGAAACGAATGTGAACGATGTTGCTTCGAGTATACCTGGCCAGCCAGCTGGCATAAATGGTTGCAAGTTTGATTCAGATACGAAAAACGCACTTATGCCGGTGAATATGGCAAAACCAATAATTAAGACTACAACAAGGATAATTTGCGTTCGCCCAGATTCCTCAATTCCTCGGAAATTCAGGACTGTGAATATGAGTAACAATGCAAGTGCTATTGGAATCTGCATGATATAGGGAATCCCAGCGACGAAACCAATGATTTGGGCAAAGCCAAGTGCGCTAAGGGCACCAAACACGATATTTGAGAACGCCATCAACCACCCAGTTAGAAATGCAGGTAATCCACCATAGGCCTTCTTAGCAAAGGTGTATCCTCCACCTGATTCTGGAAAAGTTGAAGAAAGCTCAGAATAGGTCAATCCTACCAGGACGGTAAGGAGTCCTCCAATAAGGAATGAAAGCACCACAGATGGCCCTGCCATTCCAGCAGCATATCCGAGTATTGCAAAGATAGAAGCGCCTAGCGTTCCGCCAACACCTATTGCAATGAGAGTGTAGACGCCTACCTCTCGTTTTACTTCTGAATTCTCCTGTTCTTCGGATCCCATTCACTTCATACCTCAGGTAGCCCGTACGTATTGTTTCTCATCGTCAACAAACGACCTCTTAAAGCATTTTTCCATTCGAAATAAATGCACAAAAGAAGCCTTATGAGGTCCTATTTTCCCTCGCCTTTTTTTATCAACTCCACTTCTCGCTCCTTTTGAGTTTTTGCCTTTACCATGTTCTGTCCGTTTTGCCCACTATGATAGAGGCTGGTGGTAATAACCTGCTTGAATGGGGTATCAGCCCTTCAGGTTTCCGATTTATCTGATATTACTGTCAGTTTCTTAATCCGAAACATGATGATGACCGCTACATCTATCACAACTATGTTCATGACCAGTAGCCCTAGTGCTCCTAACTCAATCTGAAATGCAATATTGGATGCTCCAAGAAGGGCTAGAGCGAGCATCATTCCACCATTAACTGCAGGAGGCATCAATGCAACGGAAATTGCCACTCCTACAAGACTGGACATCTGACCCCTTGTAACAGAGATGGCTACGGCAGCACCAGATACGAGCGCAATACTTACCTCAATCCAATTGAAGCTACCTCTTCTTGTGATTTCTGTGAGAATACTTTCGGTCCAATTACTCTCGATTCTCGAAAGCAGGTTAGGCATTAGGGCAAACATGAACACTCCAATGAGTGAGCCAATCGCAAATGATACTGCTAGGACTAATAGCTCATTGCGTGTCCCCTTCAGAGACAAATCCTTGTCTCGGACAACACATCCAGGAGCTACACCTAGCATAGGCCCCCCTATTGGGTGCTAGAACCATTGATGCCACGATAACCGTGATGTTGTTCTGTGCTAGACAGAATCCAGCCATTACTGCCGATAGTATCACAAAGATCATAAAATCGAATTTTATTGAGGCTCCTTCGCTTACGTCTTCGTGAATCTTCTCAACAATCAGTGAAGCCTCTCGTTGGAGCTCTCGGCCTTTTTTCTCCTCCTTCTCCATAGGAATAAACCCCTCCAAACCTATAGTTTCAACGAATCCGTACTCAACACCAACACCGAGATTT from Candidatus Thorarchaeota archaeon carries:
- a CDS encoding amino acid permease; amino-acid sequence: MGSEEQENSEVKREVGVYTLIAIGVGGTLGASIFAILGYAAGMAGPSVVLSFLIGGLLTVLVGLTYSELSSTFPESGGGYTFAKKAYGGLPAFLTGWLMAFSNIVFGALSALGFAQIIGFVAGIPYIMQIPIALALLLIFTVLNFRGIEESGRTQIILVVVLIIGFAIFTGISAFFVSESNLQPFMPAGWPGILEATSFTFVSYFGFETIATVSGEASEPGKDIAVATMASVLICTVVFVSIAWVAIGVVGGDALAAAVSPLMLVGEEAFGLGGVALVGVVGAIATLSSLNTSLLASSRIVFALGRDGFMPDRVSKTNENGVPVAALILAAALMAVFVSTGVVEYVAHVADFNLFVALILVTISLLFLRRKRAVLDRPFKSPRITAPLSAIALGFFVLFLNNVAIATGIAIIFVGIIIYLMKITPRVNRSLTLGGISGAAGYALLFVMWIGDWSLVWQTGIGGLDLAPFLTIGSVILLISSLLCTVPLGRLVVGDESIDPASPTLHHVKIFEDIIGGITIIFGAFALGVFYIVFHGGVTFPTMGGTAAGYRLLTILSLVGYAFSAIIAGMALWQRKYATMKE